The following DNA comes from Triticum aestivum cultivar Chinese Spring chromosome 3D, IWGSC CS RefSeq v2.1, whole genome shotgun sequence.
TTTATGTTAGAATTTATCCTCATGGGACCCAATTAATTCTTTCTATTCCACAGTGCTCCGTGGGGCATTTCATATGCTCGTATTGCTGTACATATCAAGTGGACAGTAAGTGCCATTTATGCTCTGAAGAAACTACATTCGAGCGCTGCTTTGGGATGGAACATGTTGTCGAGTCAGTCACAGTAGCTTGCTCCAATGAGATGTACGGATGTGCGGAGACAGTCACCTACTACAAGAAAGAAGAACACAAGGAGGCATGCCCATACGCCCCATGCTTCTGCCCAGAGTCTGGTTGTGGCTTCGCTGGACCAACAAAGGTGCTCCTGGAACATTTCACGACCCAGCACAAGTGTCCATCGACAACCCTCCCAGACTCTGGCACAGTGTCTCTCTGCCTGCAGCCGGGCTTACATGTTTTGCAATGCACCAGGAACAGCTACTTTTTCTTGCTCAGCATGGCATCAGAGCCTTTTGGACATGTCATCTCAGTCGTCTGTGTCGAACCAAACAGGAGGAAATCCAAGTTCACATGTAATCTGAGTTACGACTGCATAACAACTGGCTGTTGTGGAAGTACAAGCTGCCACATAAGGAGCTCTTCACTCTCTGATGGGCTTCCGGCAGTGTATGACTTAATACTTCCCAAGGGAAAGGTTTCTGACGATGCAAACGGTATCATGCTTAGAGCCACCATTAATCAGCAAGCTTTAAGTCACAGCAGATCTTGTTTTCGAGGGAAGGGCCCAACTTCTGCACTTCAACAAAGGCCCGATACTtgtgatgatgaggaggatgatgatgatatACCTAAAAGTCATAGAAGATCTCACCCTgctaaggaggaggaggaggtggaggaggaggatgaggatgatgaggacaatgaggaggaggaggaggaagatgaaagaCCTTTAAGTGTCAGAAGATCCCACcttgctgaggaggaggaggaggaggaggatgaaagACCTTTAAGTCTCAGAAGATCCCACCCTGCTGTTCAACTAAGGCCCAATGCTTATCATGATGATGGGcagggggaggaggacgaggaggatgcTAGACCTGTAAGTGTCAGCAGACCCCGTGTTCGAGGAACGGCTCCGGCTCGTGTTGTTCTACAATCTGATACCGATGATGAGGATGATTTTCCTATAGCTTTCAGAAGCGCCCGTCTCCGAGGAATGCGTCCAGCTCCTGCAGTTCAAGAAAGGCACTATTTTGACACCAGTGATGAGGATGATTTACCTATAGCTTTCAGACCCTTTATTCGAGGAACGGCTTAGACTCCTGCAGTTCAAAGAAGGGGCGTAGTCTGATACTGATGGTGAGGATGAGAGGCCTTTATGTTCCAGACTTCCCGTACGCTAAAGGTTTTCCGTGCACTTGCTGTTCTTCTGCCTGGCTTGCACCGTTATGGTTCCAGGATATATGTATGTCAAGTCTTTATTTATGGTCTCAAGTGTCGCCATTGTTAAGCATGGCTGCAGCTCCTTGAACATATTACTGGGCGGCGTGTGGCTGTATAGTCTGAACGCAGCTTTGGGTTTGATGATGATGCCGCTGATGCAATTTACGAGGAAATCAAGCTCCTGGCAAAGTTTCTCCCGTGGGCAACCTTCCGGATGATGTAACAGTCATGAATAAATTATATAGTAGAGGTTACCCTGAGTTTTTACAAGAAGACCGCGAGTTGCTTCAACAATGTGGCTACTAGAAAACAGTACTGTATTCTATGTAGGTACATATCTCTGCATTTACATGACTGACTGCCGAGTATGAACCATGACCTTTTGTGGTTATGATGTTTGTATCTCTCTTTTCCTTTTCATTTCTGCATGGGTTCACGAGATCACAAGGTCGCAGATAGCGGCACAGTATCTGCAGGGTGATAAGACGCGATGTATTTTTCTTCTGAATCGTGCTTTGACTCAACAGATGTTTGGTTATCTGAAGATATGAGCGAAATTCTCTGTCATTTGTAGCTAGCTGCTTCTTTGTCAGCGAGTTATACTACTAGAGTTGTTGGACACTCAGAACAATTTTTGTGGAAGTAATCATGAATTTTGACGGTGAGTTATACAACTAGTCGTAGCCCTCACAGGAGCAGCTGTGGAGCCTTCCAGCGGCATTAGTCGTCTGTAGCTTCCTTTTATCTCTAGCAACTGAAACTTTTTCCACTGTTGTGTGAATAGTCAAATCCAGATGAGGATCCCATCTAACCCAACATCGGTCTACATGGCAAATAGACAAAGTCAACTTAACAAATGTACAGGTAACTCGTAAATGTCAACAAGTGAAGGAGACGAATGAGCTAAGAGGGATAATCCAAGGATGAAGGTGGATGCGTGAGTGGGTTAGTCCACCATGGaccctgcacccccccccccccccccacatcacCATTTATATCTTGGCCATGTATCAAGGGCTCCTATAGCCTATATAAAGCCCCACATAGGGCATGTAATCATTCACTCTCACTTGAATATAACTCAAGGGAGAGGCATTCAAATGATTTGAGAAGGATTTGGATAAAGTAGCTAGCTTCACGAGACCTCGAAAGGCTCAAAACGACGACGAGGGAAAGGGGAATTTTTTGCTCGACCCGAGCCACTTGAGCACTTCTCCCGTCAAAGGGAGGGAAGTCTTGAGGCGGCCTTACCTTCGATCCAAGTTGATAGTCGAGACACTCTCTTCATCACCTATCCCAAGATAGGATTAAGTCAAGTAACGCTCGAATGAGACGACCGAACCTATTCATAAACATCGACATACCAACTTTTGTCTCGGTATACGGCGACCTTCGCATACTCCCCCATACACAACCCCTGCTAACTTTACTTTGCAAGTGCTAACAATGACATATCCCCTCCTCTTCTATCGTCTTTACGACAACTATATCCAGGTGTTTCTGTTTGTATGTTGCTGGTTGTGTACATCGACGATGCAGAGGTTGGAAACTGACCTCTTTGCAGTTGCATCATCTAGATACATGGAGAAGAATCTTTAAAACTCTTATTTAAAAAAATCACAACGAAATACACATACACACACTTGTACTTAGCTAGCACTGTTCAGAAGAACCATTACTTAACACATGCTATCGTAAAGCCAGATGCTGAGAGCTCAACTTCACAACCAAACATTGAATTTCCTTTGGGGTTTATGAAATCACATTGAGTTCAAGTGAAATAGATGCTTGCTTTGTGCCGTGATAATTGATACTGCACTTCCTTCGAGCATTAGTTGAATTAGCTTGCAACTGCGAAGATCAATTGCCTGTTCCAATGAGTTTCAACTGTTCGAGAAAACAAACAGATAAAAAGCGATGACATCAATCATATATACACACACTCATTTTTTTAAACATCGCTAGTTAATTAGTATCAAAAAGAAATTCCTGGAAAAGAAGGTATTGAAGAGAATTCAGGTGCCTTACAAGGTTATTATTTGGTACCCTCCTGTAGAACCCCTGGAGCAGGATTGGCGCGACGTTGCATGCTACCAGAACAAAAATCATTAGGGCATGCTTTCCCATCAACTCCATTGGGAGAACCGGCCTCTTGTAACCGTACACGTCCACCTACAAAAATAATATTTAGTACATAAAACAGAGCGAATCAAGTGAAATACCAGAGATAAATCCTACTCCATGCGCATGACAAAACTTTTTCTTTTCATGCTGCAAGGGCGTGCTCAATCCAAGCATTTAAATCTGTGATGCTCTCAGGACTGAACTGTGCCCTACCAATGTACAAGACAGTGCTCCAAAGGCAACCAAAAACATGCATGGCTCCAACGCTTTTGTTTCTCAGTTTCCTCTTCTCTATTTTATATTTAGCTTTTTTTTTATTAGAGTAGAATTAATGTGTAAATATTTAAACTAGTCAAATTGCACCGAACCGCCAAAACCTAAACCGAACAACCAAAACCAGACACATTAAATTAATGAGACTATTCTGCGGATGTTTTGGATAATGTGAAAGTGGTTTCCTATGGTCAATAAATAAAGTCAACAAAATTGGAGTAAAAACATATAAATAAAACATACCATTAAATTTATTATAAATCAATGAAAGTTTTACATACTATGTAAAATAATAGATAGTCGAAACCACCATGTTCCTAATTTATTTGTTTCTTGTATAGTTTTCTCCTTCTCCTCAATTTCTACATTTTGTTATTGTTTTATCTTTATTTTAATTAAGTTTTGAGATTACTTCTAAAAAATCTCGTAGCTTTTCGTATGCTTGCTTGAAGATTTTTTTGTTAACTTTACTGGGTGGTCTAATGCCAACTACTACCATCTGAACACCCTTAGAGTACCAATCCTTTATTTTCACGGTTGAGGTTTCTATTCGTCTAGTTTTAGAGTTGAGAGATGAAATATAAACTCAAGTTTTGGGATGTGGGATTAATAGTAGATTTTTATAATTAAGTTAAAAATCAAATACTTAAACTCCTTTTGTTTATAGTTACAGACCAACAGATAGATCCCAGTGAAGAAAAGGCCAGCTGTGCCGGCGGTTACACATGTGTAGCTAAGACTGTATAGTGACTTGTTCATACGCAGCCCTGCATATATGTCAACCCAAAACATCTCATTAATCATGATGTTTACAAAGTCACAAACTTATTATTTCTTGCAATCACAAGATAATTAATTAATCAGCAAAATAATTACCAAGCAAGTCGAGTGAGAAGCCTAGAGCCAATAAGCTCAATGCCGAGAGGGACCACCGCACCATTCTCTCATCATGCTCCTGCACGAATGATGTAGAGTTAATCATCAGGAACTAGGATTTTGTTGACGGTGAACTAACACATAACAACAAATTGGGTTGGTCTCTGGACATTCCATAGCAACAAGTTTAAATAACAAACAAACTGAATCACCCATGAAAATAATGGTTTCCTCATTTGAGACAAGCAATAACTTTTGCCATGAAAAGTCCCTGGGAGTTGCTTAGTCGGGGAGAGAGTAAAATCCAACGGCCATCATATAAAAGGAAAACTGAGATTCTGGTGAGACagaaggatatatatatatatatatatatatatatatatatatatatatatatatatatatatatatatatatatatatatatatatatatatatactttaaaGTGGATGATGACATGTCCGAATTGAAGCCCGACCAAGCAGGTGACTATTGCCATCAAGGAGCTACATAGTACATGAAGATGATTAGTATATAGCGAGATTCAGATGCTTCTTCAATTGGTCAATGGCTAACTAAGGTAGATGCCACTACTTCCACACCTTAGGAGGCCCTCTGGATCGAAAGGGGCTTCACACCATGGTGCCGCGTCAGACGGGAGTGGTCCGTTGTTGGGGGAGTCGATGCTGCACCACTACAAGTTCCAAATGGAAAGACGAGAGAACTTGTCACGACCGTACTAGTAATATTGAACAAACAAGATATCTAGAACTTCATGACCCCACTACTCTTGTGGTTACTATTTGATTGATTATATACCTCTGTTTTGAGATAGACCGGCCGTGTATAAAGATGCTGGATTCCAAATATACTTCGATCGATCATGCCAACGACATTGCAACCTGGTCCTGTATGCCCTCTAACTCCACATTTCACCTGCATTTAATCAAAGAaaaaccaccaacaaaggttcttAAGAAAAAATGCATACGAATACGAAAGGACAAAGAATTTTCAGAAGTGAAAGCTTACCACAAAATGCTTCATGGTTGAGTCCGATGATGTGACATTATACACCCAGTCCGGCACGGGCAAACAGTACAAAATCACCGTGTATGTGGATGTGAGGACTAAACCCACAAGACTTCACAAAAAGAATTGTAGGGATGAAATATGTGGATAATAACAAGGCAAATTAACTAGTTAAGTAACTTAAATGACAACGAGTTTGTATAGGTCAGTGTGCTATGCTCACAGCTGGCATCGGTATTTTCTGATTATTGCATAGCCAGAGCCTATGCCACCTTCTCTACCATCCCGTAGCCAGATCTCGCATAGTGCCACCACTAGGTATGCCATTGCAATTCTCTACATCAAGTGAAATATATCAAACAAAAATGGTATTTGTTGTGCAGAATCACATGCACAGATCTCCCTCTTGTTCTTTACATGAAAGTAAAAAATAAAATTGTTATGTGTGTGACCGAACAAAGAATTATGTTCGTAATGGATAGGTTGGCGATGATTGGTACCTGTAAGACACCCATTAACCGTATCTTGCCAATATCAACCCCATATGTAAGATCATGTATGTTGTGGAAGAAGCCACCTTGAAAATAGAAGTTCATAGCTTTACAACCATAAACTGTTGGCTCTAAGAACCACTTGGATTTTCTATTGCTAGAAAAGGTACTTTTATTTTCATGACAAATTATTACTCCACCTTTATTAACTATAATTTACTCCACCATTGTATAACTAATGTAAGAATATATTATATTATGATCACTAGAGTTGTATTATAAACCATTGTACTAAAATTTAATAATATCTTTTTATAAAACATTAaggaagagcattttgggttcattgaatacATTTCTAGGGTTTTAGCCCTTTATTTAATTTGAGGCTTTGAAATATTCCTAAACTCAAATTTCTTTAAATTAAAACATGATGCATGATTAGCTCTAATGCAACTATTTACATTATATTATTATAGGGTTGTGACACTATTATAGTATGTGGACAAACAATCATGTAGTATACCAGACTATGTTTGTAATCAAATTGATAGGATGGCCAAAATACCACAGTTGGCATGTCTTCTGATGAAGGTCACTAGCTAAACGCATGTGTATTTACCTTGAAGCAAGAGGCCTAGAAGAAAGAGCTTTCCAGCTCTGAGCACGGCCTTCTTGGTTGCCGACACTCTATTTGACACCCTCTGCACAAAACTTGGTTTAGCAGCGAGTTGGTATTAGTGTTTGACAATTTTATATTATGAGCACTAGTAGTACTTTGTAGGCGAAGGCCAATGAGATTCCcacgacgaagaggaagaaggggaACACAAAATCCGCTAGTGTGGCGCCATCCCATGGTGAGTGGCTTATCTTTGGAATTAGACCACCAACATCATCGACAATGATCATGAGCTGTAATGTATAGATATTTCATTGGGTTAAATTAATGTGAGGTGGGAGAGGTAAAGATTAATTTTTGAGGCCTCTGCCCGTGGCTTCCGAGTTGTAACATTGTTTTTCTAGTTAGACCTTAATTAATAAAAAGAGACAAACCTTCAGCctttaaaaaaatgaaatagaataGATATGATTTAATGTAAAGGTAGTTTCTTCCAAACAATGTTTCATGGAGGTCCAAAGATTTCAGTGTTGAGGTCTCCAAAAAGCTTAGGACACATATAATTTACTCAGGAAAAACAAATAGTTTTCACAAGTTTTCTTAATTTCACATTGGAAGCTTTCAAATTGTAATTAATAGCACTGTGAGGAGAGGCCCttaccacaacaacaacaacaaaatcaaAGACAACATGTCATAGTGCTAGGACCAGACCATAAGAAATAAAAAACGATTTCTCTCTTCCGTCACATGAAGTTAGCAAGTGGTTGCCAGGTTGAGTGGTTGGAGTAAGCATCGACGGAATTTTGCTGGTCTAAGTTAAGGTGGAGCCCAACTTATGGCCTCCTTATAAAATAAGGGCCAGAATGCCTTTATGCCAAACGATCTTTTTGCTTATTTTTATGTGTAATGTGTCGTATTAACCCCTTTGGAGTGGGTTAGATTATATTATTTGAAGTCTCTACCTTAGTTTTTCCCGGTGCTTTCACGTCATGTATGCATGAAGCTATGTCTTCCAATGTGTACTTTGTGACCAATACTCTATGGGGATAGCTAGAAAGGTAGAAAGTTCGCTGACCGCAACGGTGATCCCCCTGAAGACGTCGAGCGACACGAGGCGCTCccgccccggcgccgccgcccgtgTACTGCTCGTCGTCGTTGTGCCACCGCCGTCACCCGCCTCGATGTCGGGGTGGTGATCCTCGTCTCCTTCCTGAAGCTCGTCACCACTGCCATGGACGATGATCTTCGGAGTCGACATACTGCTGCTGATGATAATGGTGATGGTGAGCGCTACTATCTCTGAGTTTCCACTGTTCCAGCCACTGGCCATTGCAGATTTATATACCGGGTGCGCAAACGTCTTCTACTGCCTCCATCAGCAAACCCGCATTTCTTTTCCTTACACTATAAACACCTTTCATTCAGAAAAATCGGGACCACAAACCAAATCGGAATCAACCTGCATTACAATAAGAACATTCAGTCCCAATGGTCTAGTTCAGTTCAGAGAACCAACCAAGCAAACCTTAAGAACATATTCCATGCACGCGTGTAAAATGCTTTTGTCCTCACCATTTGGCTTCATATAGCTAACATATAcaacctccgttcctaaatataagtcttttttagagattctaatatagactacatacggagcaaaatgagtgaagctaCACTCTcaactacgtctatatacatccgtatgtagtccatgttGAAATCTCCAGAAAGACTtatattcggaacggagggagtatattcctGCAAGTGGGCTAATACGTATATGTTTTCATCCTCCGAATCTCACACGCTTCAATTTGAGAGAGAATTTCACTTCTCTCGACCTCTGAACCAATTAGAGAATTAGAGATGCACACAACCGTTTTTTCAGTATTAGTAGCTGGATTTTTATCTTGACCAAGTCTGACCCTCAAGGATATGTAACTATGAGTACCAAAAGCACTATATTGATGGGTAGTCCCACCTGAGTGATTTTTCTATACCCTGGTGAATTGCACCCATGATGAACAGTAAAAttaaaaaagtaaataaaataggaaaatctaaactttttttttctcgaatatgcacaaGCATGCGTATCATCTATTAAAGATAGAAAGGGGGTAAAGAGCCCCTCTACAACAGGATGAGCAACTACGCCCATGTCCACCTAGATTACATAATCGGATTACTCATGACCTATCCACCGCGACAAACtagaaaaaaaaatctaaactTTGTGGCTTGATATGATCAAAGGTTCTAGGTTCTTGCAAAATTTGGTTGCCAAATGACATTCGAGGAGTTCCATAACAAACATAACAAAAAATGTGCTCAAACTTGTGAGCACTGTTTGATGAGCAGAATTTTTGGTTTGTTTATATGGAGCTCATTTTATGTTATTTAGCCACCAAATTTTGCAAGCACCTAAAACATTTGGTCATAATGAAAGTCgcaaagtttcagttttttttcctatttgttttgattttactATTCATCATGGGTACAATGCATCCGGGTGTAGTACAACTTTTTCAGTCCGACCACGCACCAATTTGCTTCTCAAGTAAATAAAAGGGAAGATCATATAAATCATGCATCAATTCTAAGAATTAAACCTGGATGGTCAGACGACTGCACAACAAATGCCTAAGCGCATGCACCAATCTCTACCATGGTGCATGCGGATCGAGTAGCGCTTGAAGGTGACTAGGTAGGCTGTCATTTTgttgatttttttccggatatctTTTTTGCCGGGCTCCCCCTTTTTTGGTTGTATTCTTCTTTTGTCGGCTTTAATCTTGTGCTGGCTGTCATTTTTCTTGATGGTGATGATGAGCTACTCCCACCGTTGGGTTTATAAATCGGGCACATGTTTTATCCTTTGGTGTTAAAGATTATATGGTAAAAAATTTATTTGACGACGAACCTAAAGATTGTTTTAATGCAATACAAGTTTCCCTAGTCAAATTAAAGACCTAAAAAACCATGCCCGACTTATAAACCTAAACGGAGGGACTATTATCTCTGAGCTTTCACTGTTCCACCCCCTGCAGATTAATACACCGGCGGCGTGAAAGTCTTGCCTTTCTACCGCCCCGATCAGCAAAATCACATATATGTTTTTGTTACGCTATCCATCATTATACTAATAACTATCATGCACGCGAATACCTTAATTTATAGGTGCTTCCAATCTCTACCATGGTACATGCACACCTGCACTTCAGCGTGACCAGGTAGGCTGTCGTTTTTGGTTTTGTTCTTTTGTTG
Coding sequences within:
- the LOC123076860 gene encoding E3 ubiquitin-protein ligase SINA-like 2 translates to MDGSSSSKRKAEAQREGESSAKRLNVTVGMEHLDCPICLKPLRPPILQCSVGHFICSYCCTYQVDSKCHLCSEETTFERCFGMEHVVESVTVACSNEMYGCAETVTYYKKEEHKEACPYAPCFCPESGCGFAGPTKVLLEHFTTQHKCPSTTLPDSGTVSLCLQPGLHVLQCTRNSYFFLLSMASEPFGHVISVVCVEPNRRKSKFTCNLSYDCITTGCCGSTSCHIRSSSLSDGLPAVYDLILPKGKVSDDANGIMLRATINQQALSHSRSCFRGKGPTSALQQRPDTCDDEEDDDDIPKSHRRSHPAKEEEEVEEEDEDDEDNEEEEEEDERPLSVRRSHLAEEEEEEEDERPLSLRRSHPAVQLRPNAYHDDGQGEEDEEDARPVSVSRPRVRGTAPARVVLQSDTDDEDDFPIAFRSARLRGMRPAPAVQERHYFDTSDEDDLPIAFRPFIRGTA